DNA sequence from the Vicia villosa cultivar HV-30 ecotype Madison, WI linkage group LG3, Vvil1.0, whole genome shotgun sequence genome:
ACGCTATAAGACCCATTATTCTCGGCACTCCAAACCAAACCATCAACCAACACGTCCTCGATCAAAGGGACGTTCAAGATCTCTTTAGCAACTACATTGTCAAACAAAGAATGGATAACCGGAATATTCCACTGTTTAATATTAGGTAAAATAAGATCTTGAACATAAAGATTGTACACACCTTGGGAGAACGGGCCTCTTAGGCAAACCTTAGAACTTCCTCGAATCCACGGCTCATTAACAACCTTTATAAGACTCCCATCTCCAATACTCCACCTACACCCCAATCGCAAAACATCTTTAGCTTTCCAAAGGCATCGCCATAAAAAACTCGGATTAGAACCAATATTAGAATCCAGGAAAGAATTATTTGGATAATACCTTGCTTTGAAGAATCTGGATACCAAGGTATTGGGATTGGCCAGTAAATTCCACCCTTGTTTAGCCACCATAGCCAAGTTGAACGCTCTAAAATCTTTAAAACCCAAACCACCATCCCTCTTAGAGCAAGAGAGCTTCTCCCACGTCATCCAACGAATCCCTCTATTATTATTACCACCTCCCCACCAAAAGGAATTTAACATCTTTTCAATCTCATCTATCACCCCCTCAGGAATTATATACACACTCATAATATAGGATGGGATAGCCTGTAAGACCGATTTTATCATTACTTCTTTACCTGCTTTAGACAAGAACCTCCCCCTCCAAGAATTAATTCTTTTCCATATACGGTCTTTATGATAAAAGCAAAAGTTTCCTTCTTACTCCGACCAATCATCGAAGGCAATCCCAAATACGACCCGGTCCCAAGAACATGACGGACTCCCATAATTTGTGCAAGATCCTCCTGGGCCGGTATACTGATATTGCGACTAAAAAAGACCTCGGACTTTGCTAGATTGATTTCTTGGCCTGATGCTGTGGCAAAAATTTTGAGTAACTCCAAAAGGTAAGTGACCTCCGAAATAGTggccctgcaaaataaaaaacaatcgtcagcaaaaagcagatgggacacactaggtgcccATATTCTATTATACAACTTTGTTTAAGTATTAAAAATTACCTTTAATATTTGAgagtttattaaccaactttattacttcattaatcaattttttaCATTTCACTAACCAACTATATTTtactaataaattatttttaatgtttggGTATTTATTAACTAACTCATCATTGCTATAACCAATTTTTAACAatatattaaccaactttattttactattaaaaattattattcaatTCACTATTCACcaataatattcacaatcatgACATTGTTCATAGTCACTATTCATGATAATGTTTAATTATGTCACTGTTTATATTATTGCTCACCGTATTTGTAAATAGTAAATATAATATAGGCGTAAGGTatggtgtaagaataacattgcTATTTTAAAATACGCATAAATTATAAAAAGAGAACATGTTGTGTGTCATATTAATATTCAAAtatacaattttataaaaaaaatgttatgaaATAGTGTGATTCTCTCAttgttataatttatattataattattttagaaCTAATCTATATTGCGACAATGCCAATGCATTTAAATTGCTTATAATGATGTTTTCTGGGAACAAATCAAATATGTTAAAATTGATTGACACTTCATTCTTCAATATCTTCTTCATAGTAAACTTTATCTTATCTCCATCAAAACTCTTGATCATTTGAATGATTTATGTACAAAGGCTTATTCTTCTATTGTTTTTGCACTTTAATGTCCAAATTTAAATGGGTTATTGTTTCACTCACTTGAGTTTGAGAGAAATCTTACAATATGTTGTGATTCTTTTATTATTGCTGTTTATACTTAATAggattaatttgtttttattgtaATCATTGAATTTCTTTATTTATCCTCAATCCTATAAAATACAAATAAGAGCACTTCCTTGTAAATGATACAAAGAGAAAATTTATAAatgtatttctatattttttgagttttaaaaaataaatgtagtATAGAGATTTGTTTGTATGACAGAGATAACTCAGCTTATCTGATCTTTATTCATGTGaaaatgaaaacatatttttgttgccATGTCTAAATCACTTCTAGGTGGGGCTGAATATGTTGAGattattttactttaattaaattaagttaaacTGCTTTTTCTTCTTGGTACAGATTTGTGCCTATTGTCAATGAAAATTTTCGCCAGGATGGAAACTTTAGGAGCTTAAAATTCTAAATCATTAGGACATTGAATTGGAGAAATTATTCCCCTACTTTTTTGCACACTTAGCTAGCATGCTAGTGAAATGATCACACAAAGTACTAGTAATTCATTTTCATAAGTGTTATATGAATGCTTTTGTAATAGTATTATTTACCAACAAGGTTTAGCTCACATTTTTACCTTTCTAAAAAAAATCCTTGTTCTATCAAACAAAAGTCCTCAAAGATGGCCACATCAAGCTTTACAAAGAAAGAGACAAGCTTTTTGACTCGGATGATCTTAATCATCTTATCCTATCCTGAAGCTTCAAGTAGGGGTGCAAAGAGACTCTTAGAATTAGGATATGATTTATTTAAAACTTACtttaaagatgttttttattttaattttttatttatatgttaataaataaatatttaatcgcAAAATTTAAACCAACAAGATACATTAATTTAACTCAACTAATATATATGAATTGAGTTATTTCACTAACTCCACTAAACTTgtttatttaaaaagttaaatttaacttttttaattatttatttaaaatatcaaactTAGACACCCATGTTACACcaattgacttcttttttttaaaagatcAGCTAACTCCCAAGTATTATTTTTCTCAATTGGTTTAAGTTTCTGTAACACCCAATTTCCCCATCGTGaattaaataataatcagagtaattaaAAATTCAATCAACGCTAAATGGAATGCTACAACATCAACGTTACGCAATTTGCTCAGATATTTAAACGTAATATACATAACACATTAGTTCGGATGAATTGATATCACAATGAACATATTGTTCAACTTCAATTTATTAATCCAACAGAATAAATTAATGCATAATGgtcatcatcttcaaaacaacttAAAATACCAACATCGCAACAAAATCAAGGAGAGTTCATAATCCtctcaaaaactttcaaaaacaaaTCATAATATAAATTTGCAAAAACAAGTGTTCATCTCCGGTGTTATGTATTAGAGCAGAACCCGACTCAATCTACACAATACTAGACGTCGCTCCATACCTCAGCTACTCTAATCCTTGTCACCTGCGCGTTACCCacgtagaggtaacattcaaacaaaagggataagatatcataacaatataataGATCATATAATAGTAACTATTCAATAGATATCTCATACAGGTTATTAGAGTTCATGCTTTCACAATTCATATCATCTTTGTTAATTTGCACATACAACAAGAGACACAAGCACACTTAAGTCATCATGCAAATCATGCAACTTTGTGTTATGGGACTGGCTCGacctcatgcatgtggtaccaacaggcaTAAGCCCTCTCCAAAATTCCAGATAATGggcaataacaaggcataagccttcgacAACATGGCATAAGCTCTCAACATTTTGTCAATCGAGGCCAAcaataaggcataagccttcaaccaTGAATGCGTGCGACATCAACAATGCAATAATGAATTTATACAATTCCAGAGCATAAGACTTGAACAATATTTTCTGTCATTTAAGGCCTACAATAATAACAGCATCATTGCAATATACTTTGCAATTTATAGGATTATTATCCCTGCAACATCATCATACTTCGCACGGCACAGACATATTAGGCATAAATTATCGacagaaaaatattaaattaaaacccATAAAATCATAATCATAATGAAGAGAAtatttatagcttcccaacagtCCAAACGGTGCGTTAAACGGACACCCGAATCGAAAGATATAGatttttaaagttaatgaaatttTCCCTTCAgcacagtggtaaccggttaccataactaggtaaccggttactactTCTAGTAACCCAAAAACAACACTATTGTTTtctttggtaaccggttactctgttcAAAAATCAATTTTCTACGCTATTGTCTCTCTTGGTAACCAGTTACCATAActcggtaaccggttactctgttcAAAACACAAATTGCCACGCCTCTATTTtattgggtaaccggttaccataaaTGGGTATCCGGTTACTCTGTATGCAGAACCAAAAATTTCGGTAGTTCCTACTGCTACGAAAATCCTTTATTTTCACCCAAAAATCCAATTTGCaatcaacataaaatcaatccAAGCATAGGAATCATAACATATACACAATACATCATTCCCAAATATGTTAtcacatcaatttcatcaatttctATTAATTAAAGTGATGAATTCATGAATATTTCTACACCCCAAAACCTAACAATCAACATCTACACATACCCACTAATATAGCATTCATTAGAAAGTTGGAACCCCACCCGTACCTTAGTAAaattcttcaaactcttctctatCAATGGAGGTTCCCCGCTTGTCCTAACTCTGCTTTTCTCTATTTCACGTTCTCTTCAAAATTTCTGTAACTTCCCTCTATTTTTCTAATGATCTTTTATTAGTTGACCCTGTACTAATTCCTTCACACTAGTGGGCTTAACTCACCCCCCCCCCCCAACTAATGATCATACTAACACATCTTCATGGCCCAATTAACTATtttatattctattattattattagaccaCATAATATAATTGCATAAATACTAAAAATTTCCAAAATCACCAAATAATCcataataaaacaattaaataattaaataaaatataacagcgTTACAGCTCCTGCTTTATAGCACAATTTCATTTTTGACCACTCAAGGCCTCTTCCATCTTAACAGGTTTAGATTGGCCATAAGTACAAAATGGACGAAATCACCATCATCAATGAATTTGTTGTCTTAGAACAACTCACAATCTTGGAGTCTTAGAGGCAAACATCGTTGCCTTGTTGGTCTTCTTACATTATCTTCAATTTGGGCTTCGGCGGGGGATGGTTAGGCACTTTCAAACTCTGCAAAAATTAGATTTTCAATATTATAATCGGTTACAGCTTTCAGGTAACCGGTTAAAGGCTATTATAGATCCTTTATTTCTTCGAAAACAACATCTCAACTGATCACAATCCTTCGGTTTATTGCATCATACAACTTGTAACATCTGGTGGAATGATACCCTAAAAGTATCACCAATTATCTCTTTTCATCCAGCTTCTTTCTAAGTTGTCTTGGAACATCTCGATACGCCATAGAACCGAAAACTCTCAAGTGGTTCAGATTCAATTTGAATGTGAACCATACCTCTTTCGATGTTATCTCCTCAAACTTCTTTGTTGCACACTTATTCAAAAAATAAGCAGTTGTGGATACCGCTTCTCCCCATAACTCTTTCAGCAAGTTCTTCCCTTTTAACATGCTTTTCACCATGTTCATAATCGATCGATTCTTCCTTCCAGCAACATCATTTTCTTGTGGTGTATAGGATGGTACTACCTTATGTACTATCCCTTTTTTATCATAAAACTTCCCAAAGTCATTTGAGACGTATTCGCCTCCACCATCTATTTTGAGAACTTTGAGCTTGTGACCGCTCAACCAAGGACTTGAACTCCTTAAACACTTCGAATACCTCATATTTTCTATTGATTAGGTATGTCCATGGCTTTCTACAATAATCATCAATGAATGTTACAAATATTTATTTCCACTAATTGAGTCAACTTGTATCGGTCCACACACATTGAAACACACCACCTTAAGGTGATGATTGGTTCTACAACCTGTATCCTTGCTGAATTTACCCTTATGTTTCTTCGCTTGCATACATTATTCACAAATTTCAGTCGGTATGTTGATCAATGGCGTTCCCATTACCATTTTATTCTTTTGCAATGCATTGAGATCTCTAAAATTAAGATGCCCAAGACGATGGTGTCATATCCACTCTTCTCGACTAGCCACTGTAGCAATACACCTATGCTTCATGTTAGAACATAATTTGGTTCTAACCTTATCTTAGaattttttatgataacaattaaataaattttgtataaaaaaaatatgatgctCTAATTACATATCTCCTATTTCAGAAGAAGTTCTAAACATATGTTGATGTTCATGCAAAACAAATGCCATCAGAACTTGGACTACATGCAAATGCTGAAAAACAGTCACGCTGAAGCCTACAGAAGTTCTAATGAAGAAACGGCTTAAAGCACCAATCGCTGAAGCATAATTCTAATATACGTTATCTCTACAAATTCAGAAAGAAGTTTTCTTGAAgaaatacaagataaaatactcTGACAGAAGAAAGATTACCGTTGGAGACATAATGATGATTAACGGTCAAAAGCAATTTAGTAACAAGTCTCAAGAAGCGTGGAAAGCAAGTTTATCCAAGATAACACGCAATCATGAAAGACTAAGCTAGCCTATTATCCAACATCGGACGAAATCTTCAAAACGCTATAAATAAGAAGATCatttgaagaagaaaaatacAACAACACGAGAGAGCTCATACATGATATAAACAACTCAAGCAAGAGACAAAGTTAGCTCGCTCAAAAAGAAAATATCTCATACTTGAACACTTATACTgagaaaaaatattattgttcAAATTATCAGTTCAAAGTTCATCTTCATTGTACTAAACAtagtgaaaaatcacagttgtgatacagCTTAGATTAAGAAGCACTTAAGATCACTTGTTAGAAATTCTGTCTGTAATTGTTTCTTAAGTAAACCAAGTTGTGGTTAGGATTCTCAAGAagtcaagtttgtattccttgagtaaccaagttgtggttaagattctcaagaagacgGTTGTTGCCTTCGTGGATTGTTGTAATcagttttgattagtggattaagtccttgattgagagaggcgaaatcaccttggcgggtggactggagtagttgagTTAGAACGAACCAGTATAAAAATATCGAGTCACTTTTATATTGCAAAAAGAAACCacttattcaccccccccctttctaagtgttttcataacCTTCACTTCATAGCCTTCAACTCAACCTTGAAAGTTCTATTGGCAGCCATAAGAGCTTTATGCAAGCATAAAGTTATCGTTCACTATCGCTTTAGTGCTTTAAGTATTCATTTGTGTGTTTTTGAcgttttttcaatttaattattaattgattgtGCATTTGTAATTTGTATATCATTTCATCTGTGTGCTTATACGCTTTTACTATTTCAATTTGATTGTGATCGCTTTGGCTACTGCTAGTTTGTACCGCTAAGAACTCTCTATATTACATGAATTATATTTCCTTGATCCTTGTTGGTATCTCATTTTTTGAGCCCATGAAATTGCTATTTTGTGATTCCCACAAACGTAGCTTGAATCATAAGTTAGAACATTTAAATTTGGATATTTTTGTATTTGATCCGAATCATGTGTTATATCTGATTTGAATTACGCACCTATGAAAATTGAAATTTTCCTATGCACAGACTGATTTAAATCACAAGTTGAAAATGATTCGAATCATAACCTCATTTGATTCGAATCAGGTGCAtatcatgattcaaatcatgcaTTTTGCAAAACACCCATTTTAGGACTGTTCAGATTGATTCGGATTACAAATCCTTCTTGTAATGCGGTTGATGTCGGAAATACGGTACCAACCGCATTCATAAGGACATTATCTCGGTCGGTAACAATGACACTAGCCATATTTTGTAGATTAATCAACAAAGTCTTGCATATTCCCAATGTCATGTAACGTTATCTTTTTTCTAAGATTCCAGAAAATCGAATCCAACCGAAAATGTCTTGTCCGTAGAGGTGAATCCAACAATTTCTAGAAGCGGAAGcttatacttgttggtcttgttcGCCGAATCAATTATAAGGACGGTTGGAAATATGTTGAACAGCTTGATACTTTATGAatgagtccaaaatatgtcaCGAATAGTAACGTTGTTCTCACAAGCTCTGTACCTTGAAACATATTGGTTATCGTctaaaagtttcaaaagttgttacaTTTCCGACGTCAGACCTCTTTTTATGATGTTCAGTTGATAATGTTCATTGTATAACTGCCTGATATTTGAAACACTTTGTGGTCTTTTTCATTTCAAATTGGCAAATATGTTTCTCGGCGCAACTTTGATTATCGATAATTCTGAAATAGATTCCTTCTCTTCCGGCTTAAGCCGAACACACAATTGGACGCCCCTTGTAGCTTGGTGTccaatgtatgattatgaataccATAAATAACACTAAAATGCCACAAACCATCAACCCTACAAGACACACGCAATTTAAACGGGCACACACATTTTCTCGATCTCGTGTCGTCATGTTATCAAAACAAATGCTTGCCTTCTACTACTGCCATTGTCAGGCATTGgtatcacaataccaaacccaagTTTACTAACTACAAATCGAATCCATTCAAGCAAATGTTGACGAGAGGTAAAAGTTATTTCATTTGTAAATTATTGTCGAACATCTATCGCGACAACAATCGTTTTAACATCGTCCTTCACCTCATTCGGCTtagcatcttcattaaccttctcCAGAACCTTTACACCATCTTTGGGAATGTTGTCGGGGTTCACCATACCTAACACGGGCAAAAAACATGAATTCTGTTAAAGCAGATTTCTGAGTAATGTAACATACATTTTTTCAGAAATGCACATCTGAAATAATTTTGGTGGAATttggaagtgcatatccgaagtGACGCAGTTTCTTCTTCCACAAATTAGCACCAATGTAAAGAAATGAGAGCTGAAATGAGGAGACTTTACCTCAAATTACAACTTTCTATGTTCTTTTTGTTATGATCAACCACTTGAAACTAGGTTtggagacgaaaaatggattgtAAATAGTTGAAGTTTTTGAGAGGGTTTTGGTTATCGAGTGGAAAAAATCTATGAAATAGTGATAGTGGTAACAATGTATAGCAAGGATattttcggatatgtatatccgaaaatacatctgacattttaaatccaatgtttaaataataaaacgttgaaaaaagatgattttagatgtgcatatccgaaacatcttaaaaatatacaaaaaagtgCGTTCGAATATacacttttaaaaaatattttaaaattttcagagATATTTTTTTACTATATAATGGTAGTTTAAGAGATTTCCTAACAATTTGAATTTCAAACTGGATTTAGCCAGAACACATGTCATTGGGCCTTTTTGCCAAATGACATGTCATTTAGCCAGAACACATGTCATTGGGccttttcatattttaaaatttcactTTTCGTTACACAACACAACATTTACGCACAAACACATGTCATTTAGCCAGAACACATGTGAGaaaaaagtgaaattttttaaaatatgtattatttataggAGGGTATTTTGGTCCAAATTTTTTTCGTGTAAGGGTATTGGTATAATTGTAGGGGTATAAAGTAAAATTTTCCAAGACTGAAATTCGCAACTTTTTTCAAATTCCGTTCCAACGGCTACACCATTAAATTTGAATCAAAGAGGCAAAGACACGATTCGCTTTCCTTTCCTAAAACACCATCGCTTCCAACTCAATTCACCGCTTCTTCCACTTTCAATTTCACTTCCCAAAACCCTAGAAATCGGAATCTCATTTTTCTCCCAaattgaaattctgaacttcaaaTTCATCATCCTTAACAATGGGAGATTCTCCTCATAACAGCAACGATTACATGATCAAACAACACGAGCTTCGTATAGCCCAAGAATCACAATCCTACCTTCGCGAACAGAACCTCTCACTCCTTCTCAAATTGAACCAGAAAGATAAACTCCTTCAACGCCACAAGGTTTCGCTGATCTCGTTTTTTCCTTTTTTGGTAATTGAATTGAAAGTTTCTGATttacatttgttgttttggatcagtCTGAAGCGGATATGAATACACGAGCTTTGAAGAAGTTTGAATTGGAGAATCATAAACTTGCTTCCACGTGTCAGAAATTGTTGGATAAAGGGAATAATTTGGAGAAGGAGATTGCGTTGTATGAACATGATAGGGAAGCGCTGATGGAATTCGGGAATGAAGCTGATGAACGAGAACAACAGGCGAAGTCACGGGTTTTGGAATTGGAAAGGAATTTGCAATTGGTTGTGGATGAATTGAAAAATTTCAAGCATCAAAAGGATTTAATGGTAatcattttttctctcttttttgtaAATTTGTCTGAATGTTTTTCCACTAATTTTGACAATCGAATTGATTTTTGTGTTGGTGTCTGACCCCTACTTGCCTAGAGGCTAGAACATCTATTATGCTTTTAATTTGAAGTGTCGGTATTACTTAGATTAAGAATTTGGAGTAGATTAAGTGTCGGTATTATGTGTATTACGTAGATTAAGAATTTGGAGTGGATGGGAGGGAAAGAATTAAGTGTCAGTATTATGTGTATTACGTAGATTAAGAATTTGGAGTGGATGGGAGGGAAAGAATTAAGTGTCGGTATTATGTGTATTACGTAGATTAAGAATTTGGAGTGGATGGGAGGGAAAGTATTTGAAGAAAGGGACGGGAAACAAGTGTAATCCATCATCTTTGTTTGGAAGGAATTCGGGTTGTCAATGATTCTAAATTTACTGAATCGATAAAGGAATTAAAACCTGTTTGGAAGGGAGGGTAAATCCTCAAACTCAGAAGTGAGAAAGCCAATAAAAGTCACTCCCAAATAAACCCTTATGATCTGTGAGTTAATTAGTGTATTATGTTGTGGAAGATATTGTTGTGCTTGTTAATGGGATATGAAAGGGTTTAACTGTAACTAATTGTAACTGAAAAGACTGACGTATATCATGTTTAAGTAATTAAGAGAATGAAGTTGTTGATGTGAATTTGTTGAAATTTCGTTATGGGGTGTGAATGTAACATAGAAAATGTAAGAAAGGCATATCCCATTTTCTATGCAAGTGCTGCTAGGAAGGAGTGTTTTGGGACATAATTCACTCACCATATGTTAGAGAGGCTGAAATTTTGTGCTTCAATAAGTAAATTGAATCAATGCAATATAATTAAAGGTGTTGAAAAAACGTATATCATGTTTAAGTAATTAAGGAAATGAAGTTGCTTGATGTGAATTTGTTGAAATTTAGTTATCTGGTGTGAATGTAAACTAGAATATGTAAGAAAGGCATatcccttttgcaaattctagtTCCTTTTGGTTGTCAATGTTGACCCCTGACATTTGCTTTTCCCGTGAAGATCGGTTCTTCTTCTACCTTAACAGTTGAGGAAAAGGATTTACTTGACTCTCTTTGGGAAACACTTGCTAGCAAAGATGATGATTCTACACATGCATTTTTGAAAGCAAATCTTGAAAATGAGTCGTGTAAAAGGCTGCTGAGTATGTGGAACTGGTGAGCCTGCAACCTCATTCTCCTGTTTTCTTGTTCTTGCTATTAATCTTTAGGGACTTTTCTCATTGTCACAATATTGGTCTCATTCCATA
Encoded proteins:
- the LOC131655395 gene encoding uncharacterized protein LOC131655395 encodes the protein MGDSPHNSNDYMIKQHELRIAQESQSYLREQNLSLLLKLNQKDKLLQRHKSEADMNTRALKKFELENHKLASTCQKLLDKGNNLEKEIALYEHDREALMEFGNEADEREQQAKSRVLELERNLQLVVDELKNFKHQKDLMIGSSSTLTVEEKDLLDSLWETLASKDDDSTHAFLKANLENESCKRLLSMWNCLKPSSHRVLSLVTNIKSLQNDKEHLRTNLQKAEEEVKLLFDENSILEKENKQLLKKYKERNHHSSGEKHTSSQSAKSNKRKSSPRTNSPVEQKERNHSHSSEKHTTSPSAKSSKRKSPRTSRSGAVERKIDFDDIDSARQPLSPLANNSPDCRIHKK